The window CCCCGGACTTCATTTCCAGTTCCTTTTGCCGCAGCCGGAGTTCCTTCAAATCCGCCGCCCGGCGCGCCTCCCGGAGCCGGGTTTCCTCCTGCCGTCGCCCTTCGTCGGCGGCGGCCAGTTCGCGGTGCTTTTCCTTGAGCCCCGAAATAAGGGCGGAAACATCCGCACGCTCCTCCGCCAGGTAACTCCGGGCGCCTTCAACCATGGGCGCAGGCAGGCCGTTCCGGGCGGCAATGTCCACCGCCCGGCTTTCACCGGGAACGCCCATGACGATGCGGTAGGTGGGGGACAGGGTCCGGCTGTCGAAGTCCACCGATGCGTTCTCCACCGCTTCCCGGGTGTAGCCGTAGTTTTTCAAAATACCGTGATGGGTAGTGGCCAGGAGCCGGACCTTCTTTTCGATAAGGTAATCCAGGATAGCCATGGCGATGGCGCTCCCCTCCTCGGGGTCGGTGCCGGAGCCAAGTTCATCCAGCAGTACCAGTGAGCGCTCGCCGACGGATCCGCTTATGGCGGCGATATTGGTCATGTGGGCGGAGAAGGTGGACAGGGACTGGCTCAGGGACTGCTCATCCCCGATATCGGCGTATACGCCGTCAAAGATCGGCAGGGCGGTTCCTTCAGCGGCGGGCAGGGCGAGGCCGCACTGGTTCATCAGCACGAAGAGGCCCACGGTTTTTAACGTTACTGTTTTGCCTCCGGTATTCGGCCCGGTGATAATTACGGTGCGGATACTTCCGTCCATGGCGAAGTCTATGGGTACCGCAGCGGAACCCAGCAGGGGATGCCGGGCCTGGCACAGGGCCAACACACCGGCAGTCTCGCCGGCCCCCGCTCCGCCATCCCCGTCAATGGCGAATACCCCCCGGGTTTCCTTGGCGTACCGGGCCCTGGCGCGTATGGTTTCCAGTTCCAGTATGCCCGGGTAAAACAGATCCAGGGCGTCACGGCTCGCAGCAATTTTGGCGGTCATCTCCCGGAGGACCCGGCGTATCTCCGCATCCAGACGGCGCTGTTCAATGAGAAGTTCGTTGTTCTTTTCCACCACATCCTCGGGCTCCACAAAGACGGTCTGGCCGGTGGCGGAAACCTCGTGCACTATACCCCGTATACGTCCCCGGTAATTTGCCTTTACCGCCAGAACCATACGGCCGTCCCGTTGGGAGGGCAGGCCGGATTGAAGCATACGCCGGGTTTCCTCATTCCCCGTATACCGGGAACCCGCGTTTTCCAGGTCCCGGGTAAGGGAATTGATACGCCGTTTAATATCCCGAAACTCCGGTAAATCCCGGAGCTTCCCGTCTCTATCCAATACCCGAAACACCTCAAGTGAAATGGCGGAACAATCGGGAATAGCCATTATTAGATCCGGTAAGGAAATTGTATGATTATTTATACTGAATAAAGTAGATTCGCTGGATTTATTCACATCAGGCGTATTGTTTTGGCTTTGCTTTGTATTATATTTCATACTACCTAAAGTGTTTCCGGGCTTTTTTTTGTCTTCCGCGTGGGAAACTTCGCTGCAAGCAGCGCCTTCCCCTCCCCCATTTATCAGCCAGCGCTTTAGGCCCTCGCCCCGCTCGACAAAGAGCCCCAGGGCATAGGCTTCTTCCAGCTCAATAGCGGCGCCCTCTACCTTAAGCTTAGGGAGAATGACGCCTATGCTGGGAATAGAGCCCCGGGGTTCCCCATCACCGGAATTGAGACGATCCAGCGCAGCCTGCACCTGGGCCTTGAGACCCGCCGCTTCCAGGGGATCCGTCAGAGGATGGGTTTCGCAAATCAGGGCGGCGGCTTCCTCGCTCAACGAACAAGCGGCGACCCGGGAAAGGACGGAGGAAAATTCTAATAGTTGAAGAACCTTTTCATTCATCCGAGGGCTCCAACAATTCATCCCGGATGCGGAGAAAACTTTCGTAGCGGTCTTCGTGGATCACCCCGGCGGCAACGGCTTCCATGATCTTGCAGCCCGGCTCGGTTACGTGGGAACAGGAATGGCCGTAGGTA of the Treponema primitia ZAS-1 genome contains:
- a CDS encoding endonuclease MutS2, whose protein sequence is MNEKVLQLLEFSSVLSRVAACSLSEEAAALICETHPLTDPLEAAGLKAQVQAALDRLNSGDGEPRGSIPSIGVILPKLKVEGAAIELEEAYALGLFVERGEGLKRWLINGGGEGAACSEVSHAEDKKKPGNTLGSMKYNTKQSQNNTPDVNKSSESTLFSINNHTISLPDLIMAIPDCSAISLEVFRVLDRDGKLRDLPEFRDIKRRINSLTRDLENAGSRYTGNEETRRMLQSGLPSQRDGRMVLAVKANYRGRIRGIVHEVSATGQTVFVEPEDVVEKNNELLIEQRRLDAEIRRVLREMTAKIAASRDALDLFYPGILELETIRARARYAKETRGVFAIDGDGGAGAGETAGVLALCQARHPLLGSAAVPIDFAMDGSIRTVIITGPNTGGKTVTLKTVGLFVLMNQCGLALPAAEGTALPIFDGVYADIGDEQSLSQSLSTFSAHMTNIAAISGSVGERSLVLLDELGSGTDPEEGSAIAMAILDYLIEKKVRLLATTHHGILKNYGYTREAVENASVDFDSRTLSPTYRIVMGVPGESRAVDIAARNGLPAPMVEGARSYLAEERADVSALISGLKEKHRELAAADEGRRQEETRLREARRAADLKELRLRQKELEMKSGGMGKFRELLHESRKTLENLVREVKEGELSREKTLKVKDFLRTLEETVNAEDAALEAEETAITDERRRLETLYGNDTSGGTAGGRKARKARNISPGLNLELPLRISPADSITIMPGTDVLAGEQRRRGTVLRSAKKGAWIVEIGSLKMTFNEADLIPLPPSAEPKKPSIAPVDYAETPQAKLELSLLGMRLEEALSALERQLDAAVLGGLHEFSVVHGKGDGILQRGVHDFLKKQPAVGDYYFSRPELGGFGRTEVILRE